The Calonectris borealis chromosome 13, bCalBor7.hap1.2, whole genome shotgun sequence genome contains a region encoding:
- the LOC142087516 gene encoding homeobox protein ARX-like, with product MPLSTLAVPSMSPAFSPSTLGPFGLSSLTWTSLFRNPILNPHFGRFLNALNPLMTTASVLMKAPGPPSDPALTAFTDPAAVERKTSSIAALRLKAKEHSAQIPQLNLISSLTNTNKELC from the exons ATGCCTCTTTCAACACTGGCTGTGCCATCCATGTCTCCAGCCTTTAGTCCTTCAACCTTAGGGCCATTTGGCCTCAGCAGCCTTACCTGGACTTCTCTCTTCAGAAATCCTATTTTAAATCCACATTTTGGAAg GTTTCTCAATGCTTTAAATCCTCTCATGACAACAGCTTCAGTACTAATGAAAGCTCCTGGACCCCCGTCAGACCCTGCTCTTACTGCCTTCACTGATCCAGCAGCAGTTGAAAGGAAAACGTCAAGCATTGCAGCACTAAGACTCAAAGCGAAAGAACATTCAGCACAAATCCCTCAATTAAACCTCATCTCCAGTCTTACAAACACTAACAAAGAACTTTGTTAG